A genomic region of Runella rosea contains the following coding sequences:
- a CDS encoding phosphotransferase, translating into MHLDITQPHLLEEYLKNKNWLKQHEQVLILEKPGEGNMNYTLRVRTHDRTLIVKQSRPYVEKYPQIAAPANRTVTEGRFYEKIQPFASINELMPQLIGIDTEANILVLEDLGTASDYTFLYQPSQQLSMTDAEALAHYLAMLHRLTWQETIDASFANREMRALNHEHIFNYPLIENNGFDLDTISSGLQMISMGYKIDTKLKQKVRELGMMYLSDGRSLLHGDFYPGSWLKTTYGLKVIDPEFCFYGFPEFDLGVMTAHLMMAKQSEETIRKVYQAYGEIKNPQLVDQFTGVEIMRRLIGLAQLPLSLSLLDKEELLETAYDLITR; encoded by the coding sequence ATGCACTTAGACATCACCCAACCACACCTCCTCGAAGAGTATCTGAAAAATAAAAACTGGCTCAAACAACACGAGCAAGTACTGATTTTAGAAAAACCGGGCGAAGGAAACATGAATTATACCTTGCGGGTACGCACCCACGACCGTACACTCATTGTAAAGCAGTCGCGACCGTACGTGGAAAAATATCCACAAATCGCCGCACCTGCCAACCGCACCGTGACGGAGGGACGGTTTTATGAAAAGATTCAACCCTTTGCCAGCATCAACGAATTGATGCCTCAATTGATTGGCATAGATACCGAAGCCAATATTCTGGTATTGGAAGACTTAGGCACTGCAAGCGACTATACTTTTTTGTACCAGCCCAGCCAACAGCTTTCCATGACCGACGCGGAGGCCCTGGCGCATTACCTCGCCATGCTTCACCGCCTCACGTGGCAAGAAACGATTGATGCGTCTTTTGCCAACCGTGAAATGCGGGCGCTGAACCACGAACACATTTTCAATTATCCGCTGATAGAAAACAACGGTTTTGACCTTGACACCATCTCTAGCGGGCTACAAATGATTTCGATGGGCTACAAAATCGACACAAAATTGAAACAAAAAGTCAGGGAATTGGGCATGATGTACCTCTCAGACGGGCGCTCTTTGTTGCACGGAGATTTTTACCCAGGTAGCTGGCTCAAAACCACGTATGGCCTCAAAGTCATTGACCCCGAATTTTGTTTTTATGGATTCCCTGAATTTGATTTGGGCGTGATGACGGCCCACCTCATGATGGCCAAACAATCCGAAGAAACCATCCGTAAGGTGTATCAAGCCTACGGAGAAATCAAAAACCCGCAATTGGTAGACCAATTTACGGGCGTTGAAATCATGCGTCGACTCATCGGATTGGCACAGTTGCCGCTGTCTTTGAGTTTGTTGGACAAAGAAGAATTGCTCGAAACGGCCTACGATTTAATAACGCGTTAG
- the dnaG gene encoding DNA primase, which produces MRISNEITERIKQAADIVEVVGDFVSLKKRGSNYTACCPFHNEKSPSFNVNPVRQIYKCFGCGAAGDSIKFVMDIEGISYGEALRHLAQKYNIEVEEEQQTPEEVLRQNERDSLYIVLNFAQKYYQNLLMEHEEGQSIGLSYFRNRGFNDPTIKSFGLGYSLTDWDGLTKEAAKKGYNPELLEKAGLALHKEGDAQANRATRYYDRFRGRVIFPIHNVSGKVIAFGARILSADKSQPKYINSPETEVYHKSKILYGIYQAKNAIRQEDVCYLVEGYTDVISLHQAGIQNVAASSGTSLTEEQIKLIARFTNNITILYDGDAAGIKAALRGLDMVLEEGLNVSLVTLPDGEDPDSYVYKVGAEGFKKHVQQATKDFITFKTEMLLKDAGDNPFKRAEAINEIVTSITKISDPIKRQIFFKRTADLMKMDEQTLISEGNKHLRRREDKAAEKPTQSKPKDRLRERPQEPTDIHFSDNFIEEEFGILVEDSVPNSVPNVAPKHEPPTDLFKQRLYFQEQAFVKLLILHGQTELETGISLCRYLLHEIGEISFENQLFDLVLNIFRQRFGLGEIPSTDYFLSHIDPDIQRFSIDLCTSKHHLSENWEKHDIVVPTDEELLHEIAFKKILRLKMAYSATKMKDLLNQMGKITGNSDEEFAQIMEVQRQYKFYKNINDLAAKELGTVVPGY; this is translated from the coding sequence ATGCGAATTAGTAACGAAATAACCGAGCGAATCAAACAAGCCGCTGACATTGTAGAAGTGGTGGGGGATTTTGTGTCTTTGAAAAAAAGAGGGTCCAACTACACCGCCTGTTGTCCGTTTCACAACGAAAAGTCACCGTCGTTCAACGTTAATCCCGTTCGTCAGATTTATAAGTGCTTTGGCTGTGGGGCGGCAGGCGATTCCATCAAGTTTGTAATGGACATTGAGGGTATAAGCTACGGAGAGGCGTTGCGGCATTTGGCCCAAAAATACAACATTGAGGTCGAAGAAGAACAGCAAACCCCCGAGGAAGTGCTGCGCCAAAATGAACGCGACAGCCTCTATATTGTCTTGAATTTCGCCCAAAAATACTACCAAAACTTGCTCATGGAGCACGAAGAAGGGCAGTCAATTGGGTTGAGCTATTTTCGGAATCGGGGTTTCAATGACCCTACTATCAAGTCGTTCGGGCTTGGTTATAGCCTTACCGACTGGGACGGGCTGACCAAAGAGGCCGCCAAAAAAGGCTATAATCCTGAATTGCTCGAAAAGGCGGGCTTGGCCCTGCATAAAGAAGGCGATGCGCAGGCCAACCGCGCCACGCGCTACTACGACCGTTTTAGGGGACGGGTGATTTTTCCGATTCATAATGTATCGGGCAAGGTGATTGCCTTTGGTGCACGGATTCTGTCGGCCGACAAGAGCCAACCGAAGTACATCAACTCGCCCGAAACCGAAGTCTATCACAAAAGCAAAATTCTCTACGGAATCTATCAGGCCAAAAACGCCATTCGGCAGGAGGATGTTTGCTATTTGGTAGAAGGCTACACCGACGTGATTTCGCTGCATCAGGCAGGTATTCAGAACGTGGCGGCTTCCTCAGGTACGTCGCTGACGGAAGAGCAAATCAAGCTAATTGCGCGTTTTACCAATAATATTACGATTCTTTATGATGGCGATGCCGCGGGTATCAAAGCGGCCCTGCGCGGACTGGACATGGTGCTTGAAGAAGGCCTGAACGTAAGCCTCGTGACCTTGCCCGACGGCGAAGACCCCGATAGCTATGTGTATAAGGTGGGAGCGGAAGGCTTCAAAAAACACGTTCAGCAGGCCACAAAAGACTTTATTACCTTCAAAACCGAAATGCTTTTGAAGGATGCGGGCGATAATCCCTTTAAGCGTGCCGAAGCCATCAATGAAATTGTAACGAGTATTACCAAAATTTCGGACCCGATAAAGCGCCAGATTTTCTTCAAACGCACCGCCGATTTGATGAAAATGGACGAGCAAACGCTCATTTCTGAAGGCAATAAACACCTGCGCCGGCGGGAGGATAAAGCCGCTGAAAAGCCCACGCAGTCTAAGCCCAAAGACCGCTTGAGAGAGCGGCCGCAGGAGCCTACAGATATTCATTTTTCTGATAACTTTATCGAAGAAGAATTCGGGATTTTGGTGGAGGATTCTGTTCCCAATTCCGTACCGAATGTAGCGCCCAAGCATGAGCCACCTACGGATTTGTTCAAGCAAAGACTGTATTTTCAGGAACAGGCGTTTGTCAAATTGCTGATTTTGCACGGCCAAACGGAGCTGGAAACGGGAATTTCGCTGTGTCGGTATTTACTGCACGAGATTGGGGAAATATCGTTTGAAAATCAACTCTTTGACTTGGTCCTGAATATCTTCCGTCAACGTTTCGGTTTGGGAGAAATTCCTTCTACTGATTATTTTCTTTCGCACATCGACCCTGATATACAGCGTTTTTCGATTGACTTATGTACAAGTAAGCACCATTTGAGCGAGAATTGGGAAAAGCACGATATTGTGGTTCCGACCGACGAAGAATTGCTCCACGAAATTGCCTTTAAAAAAATCCTTCGCCTTAAAATGGCGTATTCGGCCACTAAGATGAAGGATTTGTTAAATCAAATGGGAAAAATAACGGGGAACTCTGACGAAGAATTTGCGCAGATTATGGAAGTTCAACGTCAGTATAAGTTTTACAAAAACATCAACGACTTGGCCGCCAAAGAACTCGGTACGGTTGTGCCGGGGTATTAA
- a CDS encoding dipeptidase, with the protein MKLLTTLLLGILTLSLSVRAQKSDEELRQLADKIAHKYILTDGHVDLPYRLKIKNFRLERQYLGIPISTTEGDFDYERAKKGGLSAPFMSVYIPSSYQQTGGAKQLADTLITMVKGIAKAHPDKFAVATTPQQVDANFKKGIISFPMGMENGAPLEKLSDVAYFRQQGISYVTLTHGKDNLICDSSYDSTFTHKGLSAYGREVVKEMNRVGIMVDVSHISDDAFYQAVELSTVPVIASHSSCRYFTPTFKRNMSDDMIKLLGKKGGVIQINFGSSFLDENYRKQAEVLQGKFMKILKDKGLKFTDPAAQDLLKQFQKENPVLFADVETVANHIDHVVKLTGSTQYVGIGSDFDGVGDSLPTGLKDVSQYPNLIYVLLKRGYSESDIANIMYKNVWRVWSKTVASAKI; encoded by the coding sequence ATGAAACTATTAACCACCTTATTATTAGGGATTTTAACGCTTTCATTGAGCGTACGGGCGCAAAAATCGGACGAAGAATTGCGCCAATTGGCCGATAAGATCGCCCACAAATATATCCTCACCGATGGGCACGTCGATTTGCCGTATCGGCTCAAAATCAAAAACTTTCGGCTCGAACGCCAATATTTAGGCATTCCCATCAGCACCACCGAGGGTGATTTTGACTACGAACGCGCCAAAAAAGGGGGACTTTCGGCACCTTTTATGTCGGTTTATATTCCGTCGTCGTACCAGCAAACGGGCGGTGCTAAGCAGTTGGCCGATACGCTCATTACGATGGTGAAGGGTATCGCCAAGGCGCACCCCGACAAGTTTGCTGTAGCCACAACGCCCCAACAAGTGGATGCGAATTTCAAAAAAGGTATTATCTCGTTTCCGATGGGAATGGAAAATGGTGCTCCGTTGGAAAAACTCTCCGACGTAGCTTATTTTCGTCAGCAGGGCATTAGCTACGTGACGCTCACGCACGGAAAAGATAACCTGATTTGCGATTCTTCCTACGACAGTACCTTCACCCACAAGGGTTTAAGTGCCTACGGCAGGGAGGTAGTAAAAGAAATGAACCGCGTTGGAATCATGGTCGATGTATCGCATATTTCCGATGACGCTTTTTATCAGGCGGTGGAGCTTTCAACCGTTCCTGTGATTGCGTCGCACTCGTCGTGTCGTTATTTTACGCCTACTTTTAAGCGGAATATGTCGGACGACATGATAAAGCTGTTGGGTAAAAAAGGTGGCGTAATTCAAATCAATTTTGGCTCCAGCTTTCTGGATGAAAATTACCGTAAGCAGGCGGAAGTATTGCAAGGGAAATTTATGAAAATACTGAAAGATAAAGGTTTGAAATTTACCGACCCTGCCGCCCAAGATTTGTTGAAGCAATTCCAGAAAGAGAATCCCGTGCTGTTTGCCGACGTTGAAACCGTAGCCAATCACATCGACCACGTGGTGAAACTAACTGGTAGCACGCAATACGTCGGTATCGGCTCTGATTTTGACGGCGTAGGCGACAGCCTGCCCACGGGCCTGAAAGATGTGTCGCAGTATCCTAATCTGATTTATGTATTGCTCAAACGCGGTTATTCCGAAAGCGATATTGCCAACATCATGTACAAAAACGTATGGCGTGTATGGTCAAAAACCGTGGCTAGTGCCAAAATATAA
- a CDS encoding lysozyme inhibitor LprI family protein gives MRPFAFLLPAFIALPLFVFSQEEPEKHPIDVALDNCMDKNPSTQGMVGCLDTAYKKWDAELNKNYKALTSQLNVTQKAALLTAQRKWIEYRDLEFKMQTSVYATMQGTMYQPMAINDRMEVVKKRALDLKSYLDLLEIK, from the coding sequence ATGAGACCGTTTGCCTTTTTATTACCTGCGTTTATCGCGCTGCCACTTTTCGTATTTTCGCAGGAAGAGCCTGAAAAACACCCGATTGATGTCGCGTTAGACAACTGCATGGACAAAAACCCTTCCACGCAGGGCATGGTGGGTTGTTTGGATACCGCCTACAAAAAATGGGATGCCGAACTCAACAAAAACTATAAAGCCTTAACAAGCCAACTCAATGTTACGCAAAAAGCAGCCCTCCTCACTGCCCAACGCAAGTGGATTGAGTACCGCGATTTAGAGTTTAAGATGCAAACATCCGTTTATGCCACCATGCAAGGCACCATGTATCAACCCATGGCCATCAACGACCGTATGGAAGTGGTAAAGAAACGTGCCTTAGATTTGAAAAGCTACCTGGATTTACTGGAAATAAAGTAA
- the queG gene encoding tRNA epoxyqueuosine(34) reductase QueG: MTTDDFVRQKRSQLIKAKATELGFDFCGISTATFLEEEAPRLEHWLNQHRHGQMHYMANHFDKRLDPRKLVEGAKSVISVLLNYYPEQRLPEGENDLKLSKYAYGTDYHFVLKDKMKELVAQLQEEIGEINGRIFVDSAPVMDKVWAAKSGLGWVGKHSNLLNRNMGSFFFIGEIICDLDVWPDGPVKDYCGTCTRCVDACPTDAIVEPYVVDGSRCISYFTIELKEAIPQEVKGTFENWIFGCDICQDVCPWNRFSKPHQTPEFNLHPELAEFTNRDWEEITQEVFQEIFRRSAVKRTKLEGIQRNVAFVRGE, encoded by the coding sequence ATGACCACCGACGATTTTGTCAGACAAAAGCGAAGCCAACTCATCAAAGCAAAGGCCACCGAGCTGGGTTTTGATTTTTGCGGCATATCGACGGCCACTTTTTTGGAAGAAGAAGCCCCGCGATTGGAGCATTGGCTCAATCAGCACCGCCACGGACAAATGCACTACATGGCCAACCATTTTGACAAACGCCTCGACCCGCGCAAACTGGTCGAGGGCGCCAAGTCGGTCATTTCAGTTTTGCTCAACTATTACCCCGAACAGCGCCTACCCGAAGGAGAAAACGACCTAAAACTCTCTAAATACGCCTACGGAACCGATTATCATTTTGTACTAAAAGACAAAATGAAGGAGTTGGTGGCGCAGTTGCAGGAAGAAATCGGCGAAATCAACGGGCGCATTTTTGTGGATTCGGCACCCGTAATGGATAAAGTTTGGGCGGCTAAAAGTGGTTTAGGATGGGTAGGGAAACACTCCAACCTACTCAACCGCAACATGGGCAGTTTTTTCTTCATCGGTGAAATCATCTGCGACTTGGACGTCTGGCCCGACGGGCCCGTCAAAGACTATTGCGGCACTTGCACCCGCTGCGTGGATGCCTGCCCTACCGACGCCATTGTGGAGCCGTACGTTGTTGACGGCAGCCGCTGCATCAGTTACTTTACGATTGAACTCAAAGAGGCTATCCCTCAGGAAGTAAAGGGCACATTTGAGAACTGGATTTTTGGGTGCGATATTTGCCAAGATGTGTGTCCGTGGAATCGTTTTTCCAAACCGCACCAAACGCCCGAGTTCAATTTGCATCCCGAATTGGCCGAGTTTACCAACCGCGATTGGGAAGAAATCACGCAGGAAGTATTTCAGGAAATATTCCGCCGCTCCGCCGTCAAACGCACGAAGTTGGAAGGAATACAACGAAATGTGGCGTTTGTACGGGGAGAGTGA
- a CDS encoding MFS transporter: MSAPKIKNYRWLIVVLLFTATTINYLDRQIIGLLKPILEKEFAWSETDYARIIMAFTAAYAIGLLALGWLIDKIGTKQGYSITIVFWSVAGMLHALARSAFGFGVARVGLGLGEGGNYPAAVKTVAEWFPKKERALATGLFNAGTSVGVVVALILVPWILTTYGWQEVFWITGALGFVWLIFWLIYYDIPAKQKRLTTEEYEYIVNGQEKEEQYSSEKASVNWMKLFSFPQTWAYITGKGLIDPIYWFFLFWLPSYFASTFNLDLKKPSLELMLIYTATTVGSISGGWFSSQLIKRGWPVIKARKTVILVIAVLELSVIFIQFAPSVWVAVGLISFAVALHQAWATNVFTLPSDMFPKQAVSSIVGIGGMAGALGGILFPMLIGSLLDTYKAAGNLAGGYNIIFTICGCTYLIAWGIIHLLTRKSKMLELTELE; this comes from the coding sequence ATGAGCGCCCCTAAAATCAAAAACTACCGTTGGCTTATTGTGGTTTTGCTCTTCACCGCCACCACAATCAACTATTTAGACCGGCAGATTATTGGGTTGCTGAAGCCTATTTTAGAAAAAGAATTTGCGTGGTCAGAGACCGACTACGCGCGCATCATCATGGCGTTTACGGCGGCCTATGCCATTGGGCTGTTGGCATTGGGTTGGTTGATTGATAAAATTGGGACGAAGCAAGGCTACTCCATCACCATTGTGTTTTGGAGTGTAGCGGGAATGCTCCACGCGCTTGCCCGTAGTGCCTTTGGCTTCGGTGTGGCCCGCGTGGGATTAGGCCTGGGTGAAGGAGGTAACTATCCAGCGGCGGTGAAAACGGTGGCGGAATGGTTTCCCAAAAAAGAACGCGCGCTGGCTACTGGGCTTTTCAATGCTGGGACTAGCGTGGGCGTGGTGGTAGCCCTGATTCTTGTACCGTGGATTTTAACGACCTACGGTTGGCAGGAAGTTTTTTGGATTACGGGCGCGCTCGGCTTTGTGTGGTTGATTTTTTGGCTCATCTATTACGATATTCCAGCCAAGCAAAAACGCCTGACTACGGAAGAGTACGAATACATCGTGAATGGTCAGGAAAAGGAAGAACAGTACAGCAGTGAGAAAGCGAGTGTCAATTGGATGAAGTTGTTTTCTTTTCCGCAGACGTGGGCTTACATTACGGGAAAGGGCTTGATTGACCCGATTTATTGGTTTTTTCTGTTTTGGTTGCCGTCTTATTTTGCGTCTACTTTTAACCTTGACCTCAAAAAACCGAGTTTGGAATTGATGCTTATTTATACCGCTACCACCGTAGGAAGCATCAGCGGTGGCTGGTTTTCGTCGCAACTCATCAAGCGTGGCTGGCCCGTTATCAAAGCCCGAAAAACGGTCATTTTGGTGATTGCAGTTCTTGAATTGTCCGTTATTTTTATTCAGTTTGCCCCCAGTGTGTGGGTAGCGGTTGGGCTAATTAGTTTTGCAGTGGCGTTGCATCAGGCATGGGCGACCAATGTATTTACGTTACCGTCCGACATGTTTCCCAAGCAAGCCGTCAGTTCCATTGTGGGCATCGGCGGGATGGCTGGCGCGTTGGGGGGGATTCTTTTCCCGATGCTGATTGGTAGTCTGTTGGATACCTACAAAGCCGCTGGAAACCTCGCGGGCGGGTACAACATCATCTTTACCATTTGCGGTTGTACTTACCTGATTGCGTGGGGGATCATTCATCTGCTGACCCGGAAATCCAAAATGCTGGAGTTGACGGAGTTGGAGTAG